A region of Haliotis asinina isolate JCU_RB_2024 chromosome 9, JCU_Hal_asi_v2, whole genome shotgun sequence DNA encodes the following proteins:
- the LOC137296462 gene encoding THAP domain-containing protein 1-like isoform X2, whose product MAEDDDAIVLSFNDSLIRQGDLRLLEDPGWLNDTLIGFCFELYPQRWKSVVCSKHFRPEDYKYTPVRRTLKQGSVPSIFPWTLENMKSRKAPAIRHPLMPKNSNSSESPTSSLLDCDPHEEEEDSLSAQTQTDVSLPDTQHLLKRILELEKEKDLLKQQLTIERFGLERFAGNDDLIQYYTSFRS is encoded by the exons ATGGCCGAAGACGACGATGCGATAGTTCTTAGTTTTAATGACAGTCTCATACGACAAGGAGATCTCCGACTTCTAGAAGACCCGGGTTGGCTAAATGATACGCTAATAGGCTTCTGTTTTGA GTTATACCCGCAACGATGGAAGAGTGTTGTATGCTCGAAGCATTTCCGGCCCGAGGACTACAAGTACACACCAGTAAGGAGGACCCTCAAGCAAGGATCTGTGCCATCCATATTTCCTTGGACCTTGGAAAATATGAAGTCGAGGAAAGCACCAGCCATCCGTCATCCACTTATGCCGAAAAATTCAAATTCATCAGAAAG TCCTACAAGCTCCCTGTTAGACTGTGACCCCCATGAAGAAGAGGAGGACAGTTTGTCAGCTCAGACCCAGACAGATGTCAGCCTGCCAGATACACAGCATCTTCTAAAAAGAATTCTGGAGCTGGAGAAGGAGAAAGATTTGTTAAAACAACAGCTCACCATTGAGAGATTTGGATTAGAAAGATTCGCTGGAAATGATGATCTCATCCAGTACTACACATCATTTCGTTCTTAA
- the LOC137296326 gene encoding ER degradation-enhancing alpha-mannosidase-like protein 1 isoform X1, whose protein sequence is MYYHLFVLMLACVPSVGRLYLFRGSWDPYDTKYGHFSETERLEMLQASKNMFYFGYDSYMKYAFPQDELNPINCSGRGPDYDNPSNININDVLGDYILTLVDTLDTLAVMGNETEFKKAVNLIKDNLDFDKSNTVQVFESTIRMLGALLSAHLIITDPSQPFGNMMPKHYEGELLHLAHDLAARLIPAFENTATGIPYPRINLRHGVPPDCINETCTSGAGTLVLEFGILSRLLGDPVYESLARRAVQMLWKYRSNVTGLFGNVINIQTGEWIGKMSGLGAGIDSFYEYLLKSYIMFGDEHDLKMFNETYETIKFHMRRGRSRCNNGEGNPPIYVNVNMMTGDTANTWIDALQSAWSGVQVLNGDIEEAICSHALYYSIWRKYGALPERYNWQMKAPDVLFYPLRPELVESTYYLYQATKNPFYLHVGRDILNSLNQHAKAECGYGTIHNVKTKTLEDRMESFFLSETCKYLYLLFDKDNHVNTEASKWVFSTEGHLFPVSRELRKKSWEEWQPQTPIQSAAVVDVRTNKSNCDTVSSDSRYFLPMKSRYLEQMELAVGLHDTS, encoded by the exons ATGTACTACCACTTATTTGTGTTGATGTTAGCGTGTGTACCGAGTGTAGGAAGACTATATTTGTTTAGGGGTAGCTGGGATCCATATGACACTAAATATGGACACTTTTCTGAGACCGAACGCCTTGAGATGCTACAGGCATCTAAAAACATGTTCTATTTCGGCTACGACAGTTACATGAAATACGCCTTTCCACAAGATGAGCTCAACCCAATTAACTGCTCTGGACGTGGACCAGACTATGACAACCC atcaaacatcaacatcaatgaTGTTTTAGGGGACTACATTCTGACACTAGTGGACACTCTGGACACATTAGCG GTGATGGGAAATGAGACTGAATTTAAGAAAGCCGTTAACCTCATCAAGGATAATCTTGACTTTGACAAGTCGAACACTGTTCAAGTCTTCGAAAGTACAATCCG GATGTTGGGAGCATTATTATCTGCCCATCTAATCATCACTGACCCCAGCCAGCCATTCGGCAATATGATGCCCAAACATTATGAGGGGGAGTTACTTCACTTAGCCCATGACTTAGCAGCCAGACTTATCCCTGCCTTTGAAAATACAGCAACAGGGATTCCATATCCAAGG ATCAATCTGCGTCATGGTGTACCTCCAGACTGTATTAACGAAACTTGTACATCTGGGGCGGGAACACTGGTGCTAGAGTTTGGCATCTTGTCCCGGCTGCTGGGTGATCCCGTGTATGAATCTTTGGCCAGACGAGCAGTACAGATGCTGTGGAAATATCGCTCTAATGTTACAGGCTTGTTTG GGAATGTCATCAATATCCAGACTGGAGAATGGATTGGGAAGATGAGCGGTCTTGGTGCTGGGATTGATTCATTCTACGAGTATCTTCTCAAG TCCTACATTATGTTTGGGGATGAACATGACCTGAAGATGTTCAATGAAACCTATGAGACCATCAAGTTCCATATGAGAAGAGG GAGGTCACGGTGTAACAACGGTGAAGGGAACCCTCCTATCTATGTCAACGTAAACATGATGACAGGTGACACCGCCAACACCTGGATAGATGCCCTCCAGTCTGCATGGTCAGGTGTGCAG GTGTTGAATGGTGACATAGAGGAAGCCATATGTTCCCATGCATTATACTATTCAATATGGCGGAAGTATGGGGCACTGCCAGAGCGTTACAACTGGCAGATGAAGGCCCCTGATGTCTTGTTTTACCCCCTCCGGCCAGAGCTCGTGGAATCAACATACTACCTCTATCAGGCCACCAAAAACCCATTTTACCTTCATGTCGGGAGAGACATCCTCAACAGCCTCAATCAGCATGCCAAAGCAGA ATGCGGTTATGGAACAATACACAATGTGAAGACAAAAACTTTGGAGGACAGAATGGAGAGCTTCTTTCTCAGTGAaacttgtaaatatttgtacTTG CTATTTGACAAAGACAATCACGTGAACACAGAGGCCAGCAAGTGGGTGTTTTCCACGGAGGGGCACCTGTTTCCTGTCAGCAGAGAACTCCGCAAGAAGTCCTGGGAAGAGTGGCAGCCCCAGACACCCATACAGTCAGCTGCGGTTGTGGATGTACGCACAAACAAGTCAAAT TGTGATACAGTGTCGTCAGACAGTCGGTATTTTCTTCCAATGAAGTCCCGTTATCTGGAGCAGATGGAGCTAGCGGTTGGCCTCCACGACACTTCATGA
- the LOC137296326 gene encoding ER degradation-enhancing alpha-mannosidase-like protein 1 isoform X2 yields the protein MYYHLFVLMLACVPSVGRLYLFRGSWDPYDTKYGHFSETERLEMLQASKNMFYFGYDSYMKYAFPQDELNPINCSGRGPDYDNPSNININDVLGDYILTLVDTLDTLAVMGNETEFKKAVNLIKDNLDFDKSNTVQVFESTIRMLGALLSAHLIITDPSQPFGNMMPKHYEGELLHLAHDLAARLIPAFENTATGIPYPRINLRHGVPPDCINETCTSGAGTLVLEFGILSRLLGDPVYESLARRAVQMLWKYRSNVTGLFGNVINIQTGEWIGKMSGLGAGIDSFYEYLLKSYIMFGDEHDLKMFNETYETIKFHMRRGRSRCNNGEGNPPIYVNVNMMTGDTANTWIDALQSAWSGVQVLNGDIEEAICSHALYYSIWRKYGALPERYNWQMKAPDVLFYPLRPELVESTYYLYQATKNPFYLHVGRDILNSLNQHAKAECGYGTIHNVKTKTLEDRMESFFLSETCKYLYLAISVSVAVKPLGFSYLTKTIT from the exons ATGTACTACCACTTATTTGTGTTGATGTTAGCGTGTGTACCGAGTGTAGGAAGACTATATTTGTTTAGGGGTAGCTGGGATCCATATGACACTAAATATGGACACTTTTCTGAGACCGAACGCCTTGAGATGCTACAGGCATCTAAAAACATGTTCTATTTCGGCTACGACAGTTACATGAAATACGCCTTTCCACAAGATGAGCTCAACCCAATTAACTGCTCTGGACGTGGACCAGACTATGACAACCC atcaaacatcaacatcaatgaTGTTTTAGGGGACTACATTCTGACACTAGTGGACACTCTGGACACATTAGCG GTGATGGGAAATGAGACTGAATTTAAGAAAGCCGTTAACCTCATCAAGGATAATCTTGACTTTGACAAGTCGAACACTGTTCAAGTCTTCGAAAGTACAATCCG GATGTTGGGAGCATTATTATCTGCCCATCTAATCATCACTGACCCCAGCCAGCCATTCGGCAATATGATGCCCAAACATTATGAGGGGGAGTTACTTCACTTAGCCCATGACTTAGCAGCCAGACTTATCCCTGCCTTTGAAAATACAGCAACAGGGATTCCATATCCAAGG ATCAATCTGCGTCATGGTGTACCTCCAGACTGTATTAACGAAACTTGTACATCTGGGGCGGGAACACTGGTGCTAGAGTTTGGCATCTTGTCCCGGCTGCTGGGTGATCCCGTGTATGAATCTTTGGCCAGACGAGCAGTACAGATGCTGTGGAAATATCGCTCTAATGTTACAGGCTTGTTTG GGAATGTCATCAATATCCAGACTGGAGAATGGATTGGGAAGATGAGCGGTCTTGGTGCTGGGATTGATTCATTCTACGAGTATCTTCTCAAG TCCTACATTATGTTTGGGGATGAACATGACCTGAAGATGTTCAATGAAACCTATGAGACCATCAAGTTCCATATGAGAAGAGG GAGGTCACGGTGTAACAACGGTGAAGGGAACCCTCCTATCTATGTCAACGTAAACATGATGACAGGTGACACCGCCAACACCTGGATAGATGCCCTCCAGTCTGCATGGTCAGGTGTGCAG GTGTTGAATGGTGACATAGAGGAAGCCATATGTTCCCATGCATTATACTATTCAATATGGCGGAAGTATGGGGCACTGCCAGAGCGTTACAACTGGCAGATGAAGGCCCCTGATGTCTTGTTTTACCCCCTCCGGCCAGAGCTCGTGGAATCAACATACTACCTCTATCAGGCCACCAAAAACCCATTTTACCTTCATGTCGGGAGAGACATCCTCAACAGCCTCAATCAGCATGCCAAAGCAGA ATGCGGTTATGGAACAATACACAATGTGAAGACAAAAACTTTGGAGGACAGAATGGAGAGCTTCTTTCTCAGTGAaacttgtaaatatttgtacTTG GCAATTTCTGTCAGTGTGGCTGTAAAACCTTTGGGTTTCAGCTATTTGACAAAGACAATCACGTGA